The Weissella confusa DNA window AAACTCAGTTAACCCATTGGTTGCTAACTTGCGTGATCGTGGCGTTTTGAGCGCTGCAGAATACACAAAGGCTGATGGCTCAACTTATGTTGTCGGTGGTACTCGTATGAACAAGGAAACGTTGGTTGTTATCGATGAAAACGATAACGAAGTCGACGGCTTGTACGTATGGGGTGTCCCTACTGAAGGTTGGTCATGGTTCACGACGTTCGCACCTCGTTCAGGTGTTAACGACAAGAACTTGCGTGATGCTGAAAACATCGCCCACCACATCTTTGGTTAATCATTAGACATTAAAAGTAATAGCACCAACTCGCATAACCATGCGGGTTGGTGCTATTTTTTTGTTAAAAACACCGTCATATCAGGCGTTTTCGTATTTGCAAAGATTTTCTAAAGGGTGTATATTAGGTTTATCCTAACGTTAGGATAAACCTAATATACATAAATAGAGGTCATTCTGATGGTCGATGTCTACCAAAAAGAAACCGCCAGGCACGTAATGGTTATCGACTCAAAAAGCTTTTATGCGAGCGTTGAAAGTGTCGATTTGGGACTCAACCCCCTCAAATCACTCCTGGTCGTGATGAGTCAACAAGAAAACACAAACGGCGGCCTTGTCTTAGCTGCCTCACCCCAAGCTAAAAAGGTCCTTGGGGTATCCAACGTTATGCGTCAACGTGACGTACCACGCGATCCACGATTGGCAATCGTCCAACCCCGTATGAATTACTATATTCAAAAAAACAAACAAATTAATGACATTTATCGGAAGTTTGTCGCCGACGAGGATTTGCACATCTATTCAATCGACGAATCATTACTCGATTTGACCGATAGCTGGCGTTACTTAGAGTCCAAATATCATCGCACCCTGACAGACTACGAAGTTGCGCGGATTATTCAGCAAGAAGTCCGTGACGCAACTGGTATCTACCTAACAGTCGGCATTGGTGACAACCCTGCCATGGCTAAAATGGCGCTCGATTTAACCGCTAAGCACGCTGATGATTTAATTGGTGAATGGCATTATGACACCATCCCCGACGTTTTATGGCCCATCGAAAAGCTTGATGACGTTTGGAGTATCGGGTCACGTACCGCAAAAAAATTACGACGCTTAGGTATTTTTTCAATGCGTGATTTGGCTGCAGCAAACCCCTACCGGCTTAAAGAAAAATTCGGCGTTAAAGGCGTCGAACTTTACGCACTGGCTTGGGGCATTGACCGTAGTTTGATTAAACAAAAATATCGGCCAAAAGAGAGTTCGTTTAGTAACGGGCAAGTTCTGCCGCGCGACTACGACAATCCGACCGAAATTGAAGTCGTGATTCGTGAAATTGGTGAGCAAGTCGCGAGTCGTTTGCGTGCCAAACACGTGGTTGCCAGTCAGATTAGCCTTGGCATCGGCTTTGGATATCGCGAAACAAACCAAACACACGGTTTCGGCGGCCAGATAACGATTGATGCCACCAATCTCAGTTTGCCAATTACCAATGCACTCCGCGATATTTTTAGGCAACATTACGAGGGACAAGTCGTGCGCAACGTTTACGTCAGTGCCGGCCGTTTAGCACCTGAAGGCGTTGAACAAATCGACCTATTTACCCCGGTCATGATTAATACGCGCCAACGAACCATCGATACCGTCATCGATGATATTCGCAAAAAATTTGGCGTCGGCGCTGTCTTCAAAAGTTCTAGTGTTGCCGGCGGTACGATGCTTAACCGTATCGGTCTGGTTGGTGGTCACAACGGAGGAAACGCTTATGGATGATGAACAGGATATGTTCGAACGGGCAGCCTACTTTTTCAGCCACGATTATCAAGATCGCGGCATGGTGAAATGGCAAGGCTACTACCTGTCTGACCACACCGAAGACGTTAAAAAGAAGGAAGCCTTAGAATTAGCCCGCCAAAATCGTAAACGCATGCCAGAAATGACCTTACCCGATATGACAGCGATTTTATTCGACGCTTTCGGCCGACATGAAGAAGTGGCCGTGCAAGAAAATTATTCAGATACAGATGGTGCGGTACCACCCATCATCACCGGGTTAGTCACTGGCTATACCGACTCAGACATCATTATCGGTGACACCCGCATTCCGCTATCTAATTTGTGGTGGGCGCAAAAAACGCAGTGATTCGCACATTGAATCACTGCGTTTTTCATTAATTAAGCTTCAACCAGTTGCTTTGCTAAATAGAAGCAACCTAGAATACCGGCGTTGTCGCCGTTTCCGACCGTCACCAAATACTTATCCAAATCATCAACTGGTAGGTAATCCGCCAATTGTTCCGCAAATGACTTGCGCACCATTGGCAACAATACTTCACGGTGAGGGACCCCACCACCAAATACAATGCGATCCGGACGCAAAATAACGGTGTAAGTCACGGCCGCTTGCGCCAAGTAGTACGCTTCGATTTCCCATGCCAAGTGATCATCTGGCAATGACTTTGCTGATTCTTGCCAACGGTCTTCGATGGCCGGACCGGCTGCCAACCCTTCCAAGCAGTTATCGCCATGGAATGGGCAGTGACCGACGTAACTGTCTTGCGGGTGCTTACGCATCATAATGTGCCCAGCTTCAGGGTGTGAATTACCACTCAGTAGCTGTCCATGCTGAATAATTCCGGCACCGACACCCGTCCCGACCGTTAGATAAACGACATTTTCAACGTCTTTAGCTGCACCTGATACATACTCAGCCCAGCCGGCGCCATTCACATCAGTCGTCCAATAGTACGGGATGTCGCGCCATGCCCGCATCGCACCCAAAAAATCATATCCTGACCAACCACGCTTCGGTGTATCTAAGACATACCCATATGTGCGACTATCCGGATTAATATCAATCGGTCCAAATGCTGCAATTCCGATGGCCGCGATGTCATCATAACGATCAAAGAAATCAATCACCTGAGCAATGGTCCCCGCACCGTCCAACGTCGGAAAACTTTCACGCGCGACCACAACATCTGGATTTTCAACATCCGCCACCGCAACGACAAACTTTGTACCACCTGCTTCAATAGCTCCCAAAAGTGCCATAATTTTAATTCCCCCAATTTAAAACACTTACAATACTGACAATTTCGAAATCAAAATTGCCCCCACGATTACTAATACCGTTCCCAGGAAAATGTATCCCATCTGGCGGGTCGTTTTGCGTTCACCAAGAATGAAAATGGCCCCAAACGTCCCAACGATAATCCCTGTCTGAGAAAGGGTTGTCGCTGTTGCTTGCCCCACTTCTGGATTTCCCGTTGAGATGAACATAAAGACATTTCCGAGCGCCCAAACTAACCCCGTGATAATTTGACGCGCTGTGCCAATTTTAAAGATGTTACGCGTCTCCTTAAAGTAGAAGGCCACAATCAACCATGCACCTAGAATTTGTCCAATCGACTGTGGTGCAACGATTGCTGTCATGTAATCCAACCCATTATTTTGGTTATGGATGGCATCTGAAATGTAGCCCCACTTGTTCAACAAGTTTGGCAAAACGAAGTACATCATAAAGGCCAGCGTAGAGACGATGACTGCCGTCACACCACCTTTGAAATCACGTTCTGGATTGGTTTCAACCGGCGCATTTTTATCGCGAACCGTCGTCAAAAGTGCCCCACCGGTTACTAACGCGATTGATAGCAAACCAAAGAACCACATGCGGCCTGTGTGCCATTCACCCAGCACCGCAGCTGCCATCAAGGCATTTCCAACAATTTGACCAGATGTCGACAACGGATTTCCAATCGACACCCCTAACTTCT harbors:
- a CDS encoding Y-family DNA polymerase, which produces MVDVYQKETARHVMVIDSKSFYASVESVDLGLNPLKSLLVVMSQQENTNGGLVLAASPQAKKVLGVSNVMRQRDVPRDPRLAIVQPRMNYYIQKNKQINDIYRKFVADEDLHIYSIDESLLDLTDSWRYLESKYHRTLTDYEVARIIQQEVRDATGIYLTVGIGDNPAMAKMALDLTAKHADDLIGEWHYDTIPDVLWPIEKLDDVWSIGSRTAKKLRRLGIFSMRDLAAANPYRLKEKFGVKGVELYALAWGIDRSLIKQKYRPKESSFSNGQVLPRDYDNPTEIEVVIREIGEQVASRLRAKHVVASQISLGIGFGYRETNQTHGFGGQITIDATNLSLPITNALRDIFRQHYEGQVVRNVYVSAGRLAPEGVEQIDLFTPVMINTRQRTIDTVIDDIRKKFGVGAVFKSSSVAGGTMLNRIGLVGGHNGGNAYG
- a CDS encoding ROK family protein codes for the protein MALLGAIEAGGTKFVVAVADVENPDVVVARESFPTLDGAGTIAQVIDFFDRYDDIAAIGIAAFGPIDINPDSRTYGYVLDTPKRGWSGYDFLGAMRAWRDIPYYWTTDVNGAGWAEYVSGAAKDVENVVYLTVGTGVGAGIIQHGQLLSGNSHPEAGHIMMRKHPQDSYVGHCPFHGDNCLEGLAAGPAIEDRWQESAKSLPDDHLAWEIEAYYLAQAAVTYTVILRPDRIVFGGGVPHREVLLPMVRKSFAEQLADYLPVDDLDKYLVTVGNGDNAGILGCFYLAKQLVEA
- a CDS encoding GRP family sugar transporter, with protein sequence MSILIALVPALAWGSVGIVTTKAGGTAAQGIMGMTIGAILLGFGTLAFFVIPNAGMDYAFNSRIWLVGFISGLIWAVGQVGQLIGFKKLGVSIGNPLSTSGQIVGNALMAAAVLGEWHTGRMWFFGLLSIALVTGGALLTTVRDKNAPVETNPERDFKGGVTAVIVSTLAFMMYFVLPNLLNKWGYISDAIHNQNNGLDYMTAIVAPQSIGQILGAWLIVAFYFKETRNIFKIGTARQIITGLVWALGNVFMFISTGNPEVGQATATTLSQTGIIVGTFGAIFILGERKTTRQMGYIFLGTVLVIVGAILISKLSVL